In Fusarium falciforme chromosome 9, complete sequence, the following are encoded in one genomic region:
- a CDS encoding Polysaccharide lyase family 11 protein, protein MKVFSRAGVLAAVVAISTTIFAPTANALSPRQAGARPMEKLGRGVVAVRANSSSVLVDWRLLGLDPTNIGFNVYRATGGGNPTRLNSGVLNGGTNFVDTTVDVSKANTYHVRPVVNGQEQAASGSFTLRANNPVEPVVRVPIRSGGPIKFVWVGDLTGDGEYDFVLDRQTSPQTLEAYRGDGTFLWEVNLGPNSVNQNNIEPGSSTVNVGHWDGVTVYDFDSDGRAEVAVRISNGVRFGDGTTFSRSNNDHQFIAILDGRTGALRASAQVPTDYLSDGPLAARFGVGYLDGVTPHLVAYMKNRKDDGPFNLMMTAWTFDGSSLTRKWKWLRGNQDAPDGHNTRIIDVDGDGRDEVHEIGFTLNGDGSVRYLMGPKGINHGDRFHIAKMDPSRPGLQGYSVQQDNPSRLLEYYYDARDGKILWEHFGTEVKDVGRGMAGDIDPRHPGMEVWSFSGVYSAASGELAEPDTGLHPWPHLGLWWDGDNLMELYNDGKIEKWDWNNPQSTNRLPRLLTIGSYGGINTHGPNPAFVGDILGDWREEVIVTNSNYNELIIFTTDRPTDIRLYTLPHNPAYRNSMTLKGYVQSHHVDYFLGAGMSTPPRPNIRYVGA, encoded by the exons ATGAAGGTCTTCTCACGGGCCGGCGTCTTGGCGGCTGTGGTTGCAATCAGCACCACGATATTCGCCCCGACGGCGAATGCCCTCTCTCCACG CCAGGCCGGTGCTCGCCCGATGGAGAAACTCGGACGGGGCGTCGTGGCCGTACGCGCAAACTCAAGCAGCGTCCTCGTCGACTGGAGGCTGCTGGGGCTCGACCCTACCAACATCGGCTTCAACGTCTACCGAGCCACCGGCGGCGGCAATCCCACCCGTCTCAACTCCGGGGTTCTCAATGGGGGAACCAACTTTGTCGATACCACCGTTGACGTAAGCAAGGCAAACACCTACCACGTGCGGCCGGTTGTGAACggccaggagcaggcggCCAGCGGATCATTCACCCTCCGGGCCAATAACCCGGTCGAGCCGGTGGTCCGGGTCCCAATCCGCTCCGGAGGTCCCATCAAATTCGTGTGGGTTGGCGACCTTACTGGTGACGGTGAGTACGACTTTGTGCTGGACCGGCAGACCTCGCCGCAGACTCTTGAGGCCTACCGCGGCGACGGGACCTTTCTCTGGGAGGTCAACTTGGGACCAAACAGCGTGAACCAGAACAATATCGAACCGGGGTCGTCAACCGTCAACGTCGGCCACTGGGACGGTGTCACAGTCTACGACTTTGACAGCGACGGGAGGGCTGAGGTAGCGGTGCGAATCTCCAACGGAGTCAGGTTCGGGGACGGCACAACGTTCAGTAGATCCAACAACGACCACCAGTTCATCGCCATCCTGGACGGCCGCACGGGGGCCTTACGCGCAAGTGCCCAGGTTCCAACGGATTACTTGTCTGATGGTCCACTGGCGGCCCGGTTCGGCGTCGGTTACCTGGACGGCGTGACGCCGCACCTGGTGGCATACATGAAGAATCGCAAGGACGACGGGCCGTTCAACCTCATGATGACGGCCTGGACCTTTGACGGCAGTTCCCTGACAAGGAAGTGGAAGTGGCTGCGGGGCAATCAGGATGCGCCAGACGGTCACAACACCCGGATCATCGACGTTGATGGCGACGGCCGGGACGAGGTCCACGAGATTGGCTTCACGCTAAACGGCGACGGCAGCGTGCGCTATCTGATGGGACCCAAGGGCATCAACCACGGCGACCGGTTCcacatcgccaagatggacCCCAGCCGGCCGGGTCTACAAGGCTACAGCGTGCAGCAGGACAACCCAAGCCGTTTGCTAGAGTACTACTATGACGCAAGGGATGGCAAGATTCTCTGGGAGCACTTTGGCACCGAGGTGAAGGACGTCGGCCGCGGCATGGCGGGAGACATTGACCCCCGACACCCCGGCATGGAAGTTTGGTCCTTCTCGGGCGTGTACAGCGCTGCAAGCGGTGAGCTCGCTGAGCCAGACACTGGCCTGCACCCGTGGCCTCATCTTGGCCTGTGGTGGGATGGCGATAACCTCATGGAGCTGTATAACGACGGCAAGATCGAGAAGTGGGATTGGAACAACCCTCAGTCGACAAACCGTCTGCCTCGACTGCTCACCATCGGCAGCTATGGCGGAATCAACACACACGGGCCAAACCCTGCATTTGTGGGGGATATTCTGGGCGACTGGCGAGAGGAGGTCATTGTTACCAACTCGAACTACAACGAGCTGATCATCTTTACGACGGACCGGCCGACCGATATTCGGCTTTACACGTTGCCGCATAACCCAGCGTATCGCAATTCCATGACGCTCAAGGGCTATGTGCAATCGCACCATGTGGATTACTTTCTGGGTGCTGGCATGAGTACTCCGCCGAGGCCCAACATCCGCTATGTAGGGGCGTAG
- a CDS encoding G-PROTEIN-RECEP-F2-4 domain-containing protein: protein MEVTIRDLAPTSAAGSVHALYVLERVCSIPALLGSLFVISTFCTIPGFRKPINRLIFYASFGNIMSNVGLLLADSFLHAPTSAGCQFQALLFQWFLPADAYWALAMALNVYLTFYCKYDAQKLRKMEIIYLVCCYVLPFIPALTFIFISDPERGRFYGAARLWCWATPKWRVAGVATLYAPVWAAIVIIFAIYIRTGNEILRIRRSLHYLSNRALDESLPDGNAPSFAKTTEVVIPSEEADSWPNDGQNGAVRPPSERLYSEPISAGVGREEAYQQKDDEPSTQNRVVQPTVLEAQRAEQGNNVRIRRAVYESNTAAWSYAKYTLFFFTALLVTWVPPTCNRIASTARLF from the exons ATGGAGGTTACAATACGAGACCTGGCTCCGACTTCTGCAGCCGGTTCTGTACATGCACTATACGTCCTGGAGAGGGTTTGTTCTATTCCAGCTTTGCTTGGCAGTTTGTTCGTCATTAGCACATTTTGCACTATCCCAGGTTTTCGCAAGCCCATCAATCGCCTCATATTCTACGCGTCCTTTGGCAACATCATGTCCAACGTGGGACTTCTACTCGCGGATTCATTTCTCCACGCCCCGACATCCGCTGGTTGTCAGTTCCAGGCATTACTCTTTCAATG GTTTCTGCCTGCCGATGCATACTGGGCCTTGGCAATGGCTTTGAACGTTTACCTCACCTTCTATTGCAAATACGACGCCCAGAAGCTGCGCAAGATGGAAATCATTTACCTTGTCTGCTGTTACGTCCTACCATTCATCCCTGCACTCACCTTCATCTTCATAAGCGACCCAGAACGGGGGAGATTTTACGGTGCGGCGAGGCTGTGGTGCTGGGCGACGCCGAAGTGGAGGGTTGCAGGGGTGGCAACTTTGTACGCCCCGGTCTG GGCTGCCATTGTCATCATCTTCGCGATATACATCCGCACGGGCAACGAGATCCTTCGAATACGAAGATCGCTGCATTATCTTAGCAACCGAGCTCTGGATGAATCCTTACCTGACGGCAACGCTCCCTCATTCGCGAAAACCACCGAGGTCGTCATACCTTCAGAGGAGGCTGATTCTTGGCCCAATGATGGCCAAAACGGAGCTGTCCGCCCACCCTCCGAACGCCTGTATTCCGAACCGATATCTGCCGGTGTGGGGCGAGAGGAAGCGTACCAACAGAAGGACGACGAGCCTTCCACACAAAACCGCGTTGTCCAACCTACAGTGCTAGAGGCGCAACGGGCGGAACAGGGCAACAATGTTCGGATTCGCCGGGCCGTTTACGAGTCCAACACCGCCGCCTGGTCGTATGCAAAGTACACACTATTTTTCTTCACCGCGCTTCTCGTCACCTGGGTTCCGCCAACGTGCAACAGAAT TGCTTCCACTGCAAGGCTTTTTTAA